From the genome of Vicia villosa cultivar HV-30 ecotype Madison, WI linkage group LG2, Vvil1.0, whole genome shotgun sequence, one region includes:
- the LOC131646422 gene encoding soyasapogenol B glucuronide galactosyltransferase-like, giving the protein MLSHGGAEPNNLNVIFLPFLCTSHTIPMIDMARIFAMHGVNITIFTTAGNVGIFQKCIDRDISLGRYIKTHILEFPAQQVGLPIGIETMNANTSLDTAKKIYEASLLLQPQIESYLFDKLFEVDCIVSDMFYTWTVEAAAKLGVPRIVFCPASIFSRCAELSFELHATEADSENVKIVGLPHKLEIARLQLPDWLLEPSEFGSIMKEVNDSTRRSYGAVFNSFYDMEGAYEEHYKNVFGTKCWSLGPVSFWANEDLSDKAERGDEKVEEGDVLLQWLNSKKENSVIYVSFGSISKFPISQLIEIAHALEASTHDFIWVVRKNNEDGGSGEGEEGFMEDFEKRVRESNKGYLIWGWAPQLLILENKAIGGIVTHCGWNTTIESINAGLPMVTWPLFSEQFFHEKLVVEVLRIGVSIGVRKWKVWNEFEGEVVKREDIGKAIGLMMENGKEAKEMRSRAKALSEDSKKAILVGGSSHANLIQFIEELGSLKLQRLNGSI; this is encoded by the exons ATGTTGTCTCATGGAGGAGCAGAACCCAATAACCTCAACGTCATTTTCCTTCCCTTTTTATGTACAAGTCACACCATCCCAATGATTGACATGGCAAGAATATTCGCCATGCATGGTGTAAACATCACCATATTCACCACAGCAGGCAACGTCGGAATTTTTCAAAAATGCATCGACCGTGATATCAGTCTCGGTCGATACATAAAAACACACATCTTGGAATTCCCGGCCCAACAAGTCGGTCTTCCAATCGGAATAGAAACCATGAACGCTAATACTTCTCTTGACACTGCCAAGAAAATCTACGAGGCGTCTCTACTCCTACAACCACAGATAGAGAGTTACTTGTTTGACAAGTTATTCGAAGTTGATTGTATAGTTAGTGACATGTTTTACACTTGGACTGTGGAAGCTGCAGCCAAGTTAGGTGTTCCAAGGATTGTATTCTGTCCTGCAAGTATTTTTTCTCGTTGCGCCGAGCTCTCGTTTGAGCTACACGCAACTGAAGCTGATTCTGAAAATGTCAAGATCGTAGGGTTGCCCCATAAGTTGGAGATAGCTAGATTGCAACTACCAGATTGGTTATTAGAGCCAAGTGAGTTTGGATCAATAATGAAG GAGGTCAATGACTCAACTAGAAGAAGCTATGGTGCAGTGTTCAATAGCTTTTACGATATGGAGGGTGCTTATGAGGAGCATTACAAGAATGTGTTTGGGACAAAGTGTTGGAGCTTAGGACCAGTTTCATTTTGGGCAAACGAAGATCTATCTGATAAGGCAGAAAGAGGAGATGAAAAAGTAGAAGAAGGAGATGTTTTGCTTCAATGGCTTAACTCCAAGAAAGAGAATTCTGTTATCTATGTGAGTTTTGGTAGCATAAGCAAGTTTCCAATATCTCAACTTATTGAAATTGCTCATGCACTTGAAGCTTCAACCCATGATTTCATTTGGGTGGTACGTAAAAATAATGAGGATGGAGGTAGTGGTGAAGGTGAAGAAGGTTTTATGGAAGACTTTGAGAAGAGAGTGAGAGAAAGCAATAAAGGGTATTTGATATGGGGCTGGGCCCCACAATTGttgatacttgaaaataaagctATTGGGGGCATTGTGACTCATTGTGGTTGGAACACAACAATTGAAAGCATTAATGCTGGGTTGCCTATGGTGACTTGGCCTTTGTTTTCAGAACAATTTTTTCATGAGAAACTAGTGGTTGAAGTTTTGAGGATTGGGGTATCAATTGGAGTCAGAAAATGGAAAGTATGGAATGAGTTTGAGGGTGAGGTTGTGAAAAGGGAGGATATTGGAAAGGCTATTGGTTTGATGATGGAAAATGGAAAAGAAGCTAAGGAGATGAGATCAAGAGCCAAAGCTTTGAGTGAGGATTCAAAGAAAGCTATACTTGTTGGTGGGTCTTCTCATGCCAATTTAATACAATTCATTGAGGAGCTTGGGTCACTTAAACTTCAAAGGCTTAATGGAAGCATATGA